DNA sequence from the Clostridia bacterium genome:
TCCTGGTGCAAACAATCCACCAATAAAAGGCAGTCGTATTTGTCCGCCATGCGCATGTCCGCTAAGTACCAAATCAACATTACTTTCTTTATATATTTCAACTTTGTGCGGCTTATGAGACATCAAAATTTTGAAACCTTGCGTCTGTTGACTAAGACTTTTTATGGTATTTTCAAAATCCAAGGGGCTTTGAAAAAAATCCAAATCATTTACGCCTATCAAAGTAAAAAACTCTTCGCTTTTATAAATTTGGGTGTACTCATTGTTCAGCACATTGACGCCTTCATCAATTAATCTTTGTTTTAATTCGTCATACCTTCCAAAACGGTATTCATGATTTCCACTAGAAAAATAAATAGGCGCAATATTGACAGCTTCATAAAAAAAATTCATAGCTTTATCTACATGAACATTACGACGGTCAATAATATCGCCTGTAACCAAAATTATATCGGGTTGCAGATCCCTTGTAGTTTTTAAAAGTATAGTCTGATTTACACCAAATTCTTTATTATGCAAGTCAGACAAATGCAAAATTTTGTACCCATCAAAAGCTTTACCTATCAACGGGTGCTCAAATTCAATATTTGATATCTTGGGTTTTTTGATAGTTAAGTTATTTTTCATATAAAGACCAAAAAACGATATTATGCCGCCCTAAATAAATAGGGTGGCATAATAATGATATCAAAATAACTTAATTTTAGCTACAACACTTAACAATTTTTACGTTTGTTTATTATTTCAGTAAGAGTAAATAAGCCTACACCTGCAAGGGTATAAAATACAAGACGTTGAAAGAATATCAAAGCAGAACCTGCATTTATGCTCTCAACAATTGCTAAAATTATTCCTACGAAAATTGCAGTGAATATAATAACTCTCAAAATAAAAACTAATCTATTAGCTGCTATTGATATTCCACTTAAGAAATTTTTTTCTTGTTTTTGAGGTTTTGCTTTGGGCGTGTTTTCGCCTTGTGTGGTTTCTTCAGCAATATTATCTGCCATATTTGCCTCCAGAGATTTTGTAACCTTAGATAAAAATGACAGCTACAAGCTAATGTAGCTTTATCCATTCTTTATTTGGGCTTAATATAATATATTAGCTAATAATGGCAAATATGCTAAAAAAATGACGAATTTAAGATATTTTTAGTTTAATTATCTCCAAGCATCATACGCTTATTGAGTTCGTCCAAGGCTGAGAAGCCCATTGATTTTAGACGATGGTCTCTAGCTGCTACTTCCAAAATAACAGCTACATTTCGTCCAGGCTTTACAGGAACAACAATCCTAGGCAGTTTGTGATCCAAAATATCTATTTCTTCAGTTGATGAGCCCAATCTGTCATAGTCTTTTTTGTCATCCCATTTTTCAAGATGAACAACCATATCTATGACTTTGGTACGTTTTACGGCACCGACGCCGTACATATTTCGCACGTCGATTATTCCTATGCCTCTAACTTCCATAAAATATCTAATATTTTCAGGCGAAGAACCTATAAGTCTGTCATTAACTCTTCTTATAACGACCGCATCGTCGGCAACCAATCTATGTCCGCGTTGAACAAGTTCTAGCGCGTTTTCTGATTTTCCTATGCCGCTTTGACCTGTTATCAAAACACCTACACCATACATATCTATCAAGACGCCGTGCATAGTGATAGTAGGCGCCAATAAGTCATTAAGATATGTACTTATATCATTAAATATAAAAGTCGTACGCTGTTTTGACCTAAGAAGGGGTATCTGATGCTTTTGGACAAGTTCTACCATTTCTTTTAGAGGTTCCAAGTTTGTGCTTATAATCAAACAGGGCAACGGATAAGAAAAATATTTGTCTAGACTTTCGTAGCGTTGCTCTTCAGTAAGACTTTTTAGATATGCAAACTCCATTTCGCCCATGATCTGAACACGATCGGCGCCAAAATGTGTATAAAATCCAGTCAGCTGAATTCCCGGACGGTTTATGTTAATTGTACTTAGAGTAATATACTCTTTTCCTTGGTATATTATTTCCAAATCCAATTTCTTAGCAAAATCAATTAATTTTACTCTTTCTATAATCCTTTCAGATGTCATATCTTACCTCAAAAAAATAAGCTTTTCTATAGCATAAGCGACTCCATCATCGTCGTTTGAAGGTGCAATAAACTTAGCTACATTCTTGAGCCGTTCGTCTGCATTTTGAACAGCTACGCCCATTCCTGCCCTCAAAACCATACTATAATCGTTAAGACTGTCGCCGATTGTCATAACATCATCTAGTGTATATCCCATATTTTTTACTATATGTTCTATTGCTTTATCCTTGCCAGCATTAAGCGCAACACATTCCAAAAGATGCTCGCTTGATGTATTAAATATGGCTTTTGCAGAAGGATTTGGAGTATTATCCTTTTTTTCATAATCCACTCCGCCGCCAAACTTGTTCAAAAAGTGCTTAAGTTCTCGTTCAATGATATCTGTGTCCATCATCATAAGCAGTTTGTGACATGAATGATGCTGCTCTTTATCGCTTAATTTTTGGGTTATAAATTTTAGCAGATCTCCAACTTCTGTAAAAGTTATGCCCAAATAATTAGTATATCCTGTGGTCCAGGACATTTCCTTTTCAACATACAAGGTGTCATCAATGTATGCATGTATATAAAGATTTCGTGCTCTTGCCTCTTTGATTATTTGAGTTGCCGTTTCTAGATCCAAAGAGCTTTCATACAGCACCTTGTTGCTAATAGCGCTTTTTACCAAAGCACCTTGATAACTTATGACGGGAATATCCAATCCGCCCAAACCAGCTTCTTCCAAGCGGTTAATTATAGCACGATGCATTCTGCCTGTCGCTATAAAAAATGAGCCGCCCGCATCTATAAGTTCTTTTATTACATCTCTAGTATGTTCACTTATTTTGTTGTCATTTCTAAGTAGTGTTCCATCAAAGTCTGACACTGCAATAGGGTATTTCAATTTCATATTAAAATTAATTATATCATACGGCTTCAATATTAGCTATGAAAATAATCATAGATTTTTTGTGCTACTTGATCTGATATTCCTTTTATTTTGCTAAGCGTCTGAACATCGGCACGCTTTATATCCTCTATGCTCATAAAATGTTTATAAAGCAATTCAGCGCGTCTTTTTCCCACGCCTTCTATATTGACAAGTTCGGTTACAATATGCTTTTCTCTCAAACTCTTGTGGTATGTGATCGCAAATCTATGGGCTTCGTCTCTTATTCTCTGTAAAAGCTTAAGCTCCCAACTGGACTTGTCTAAAACAATAGGATCGCTTTGGTTTACCAAAAATACTTCTTCTTCTCTTTTGGCAAGTGATATCATTTCGATATTAAGTCCCAATTGCTGCATAGCTTCATAAGCCGAGGACAGCTGTCCTTTTCCGCCGTCAATAATTATAAGGTCAGGAGTTGCGCCAAACTTTTCATCCTTATTTTTAAGTCTTTCTAGGCGTCTTAAAATTACTTCATGCATTGACTTGAAGTCGTCAGCGCCCTCAACGGTTTTGATCCTAAACCTTCTATACCTTGATTTATCAGGCTCTCCGCCTACAAAAACAACCATGGACGCTACCTTGTCTGTTCCGCTTATGTTGCTTATATCATAGCACTCCATAATCTGCGGTGCGCGTCTTAGTCCAAGCTTTTCTTTCAAGCCCTCTACCGCGCCTTTGGTCATGTCTTCTTTTATTTTTTCTCTTCCTGCGTATTTTTCAAGATAATCCACTGCATTAATATTAGCGTTATCAAGCAGCTGTTTTCTTACTCCCTGCTTAGGCACAAAGAATTGCACATTCTTTTTGTACTTGCTGTATATCCACTCTTTTAGCCCTGTTTCGTTATCGGGTAAAACCGGCACTATTATTTCTTCTGCAGGATTTCTTGTTCCGTCATAATACTGCAATAAAAATGACGACAGCATTTCTTCAGGCTCCATTGTCACATCAATAATAGGGAAATTTTCGGCACCTGACATTTTGCCCGCTCTTACGATAAGTACACTGATTACGCACAACGACGGATTGGATGAAAACGAAAAAATATCAAGATTAGTGGTTTTGGGCAATGATGTAATAATGCGCTGTTTCATCTTGCTTAGCATTTCTAGCTTGTTTCGATAAGAAATAGCCGCTTCAAACTTTTCTTCACTAGCGGCATTCATCATGCGCGCTTTTAAAATTTCTT
Encoded proteins:
- the uvrC gene encoding excinuclease ABC subunit UvrC, which produces MKDLEQKLKLLPEQPGVYIMYDENGQIIYIGKAKILKNRVRQYFYNSGNQTEKVMAMVAKIADFSYIIATSELDALALESNLIKKHKPPYNILLKDDKSRPYIRIDTRLEYPTVEVTRKLRADGAKYFGPFFGVAVNEMIELIRGAYLVRNCNYKKFNSNHRECLNYHLGLCSAPCTRRISPELYKKQVEKVIAFLSGKDDRIEEILKARMMNAASEEKFEAAISYRNKLEMLSKMKQRIITSLPKTTNLDIFSFSSNPSLCVISVLIVRAGKMSGAENFPIIDVTMEPEEMLSSFLLQYYDGTRNPAEEIIVPVLPDNETGLKEWIYSKYKKNVQFFVPKQGVRKQLLDNANINAVDYLEKYAGREKIKEDMTKGAVEGLKEKLGLRRAPQIMECYDISNISGTDKVASMVVFVGGEPDKSRYRRFRIKTVEGADDFKSMHEVILRRLERLKNKDEKFGATPDLIIIDGGKGQLSSAYEAMQQLGLNIEMISLAKREEEVFLVNQSDPIVLDKSSWELKLLQRIRDEAHRFAITYHKSLREKHIVTELVNIEGVGKRRAELLYKHFMSIEDIKRADVQTLSKIKGISDQVAQKIYDYFHS
- the hprK gene encoding HPr(Ser) kinase/phosphatase, whose translation is MERVKLIDFAKKLDLEIIYQGKEYITLSTININRPGIQLTGFYTHFGADRVQIMGEMEFAYLKSLTEEQRYESLDKYFSYPLPCLIISTNLEPLKEMVELVQKHQIPLLRSKQRTTFIFNDISTYLNDLLAPTITMHGVLIDMYGVGVLITGQSGIGKSENALELVQRGHRLVADDAVVIRRVNDRLIGSSPENIRYFMEVRGIGIIDVRNMYGVGAVKRTKVIDMVVHLEKWDDKKDYDRLGSSTEEIDILDHKLPRIVVPVKPGRNVAVILEVAARDHRLKSMGFSALDELNKRMMLGDN
- a CDS encoding HAD family hydrolase encodes the protein MKLKYPIAVSDFDGTLLRNDNKISEHTRDVIKELIDAGGSFFIATGRMHRAIINRLEEAGLGGLDIPVISYQGALVKSAISNKVLYESSLDLETATQIIKEARARNLYIHAYIDDTLYVEKEMSWTTGYTNYLGITFTEVGDLLKFITQKLSDKEQHHSCHKLLMMMDTDIIERELKHFLNKFGGGVDYEKKDNTPNPSAKAIFNTSSEHLLECVALNAGKDKAIEHIVKNMGYTLDDVMTIGDSLNDYSMVLRAGMGVAVQNADERLKNVAKFIAPSNDDDGVAYAIEKLIFLR
- a CDS encoding metallophosphoesterase, encoding MKNNLTIKKPKISNIEFEHPLIGKAFDGYKILHLSDLHNKEFGVNQTILLKTTRDLQPDIILVTGDIIDRRNVHVDKAMNFFYEAVNIAPIYFSSGNHEYRFGRYDELKQRLIDEGVNVLNNEYTQIYKSEEFFTLIGVNDLDFFQSPLDFENTIKSLSQQTQGFKILMSHKPHKVEIYKESNVDLVLSGHAHGGQIRLPFIGGLFAPG